One stretch of Candidatus Latescibacter sp. DNA includes these proteins:
- a CDS encoding dihydropteroate synthase encodes MFTIIAERINMTRKSIRAKVWERDDSFIRTEALRQAKAGATHIDINAGGDPSKEIDDMIWLTRIISGEVSLPLSFDSANPLALRAGLEICNRSGSIINSITMEKARVESVLPLVKEFNTGVVCLTMDDTGMPEDLDGRVRIIENIAGLFRENDISLDRAYFDPLVRPASTNPGQARFILEAIRYTRANYPEAHIALGLSNISFGIPRRNNLNKVFLAMLVAVGCDGAIVDPTEPDIMTTLSSARAVMGYDEYCMEYLTRMREEGLA; translated from the coding sequence ATGTTCACCATAATTGCCGAACGCATCAACATGACCCGCAAGTCCATCCGCGCCAAGGTCTGGGAGCGCGATGATTCATTCATCCGTACCGAAGCGCTCCGTCAGGCTAAAGCCGGGGCCACCCATATCGACATCAACGCCGGCGGCGACCCCTCCAAGGAAATCGATGATATGATCTGGCTGACCCGGATTATCTCTGGTGAAGTCAGCCTTCCGCTCTCGTTCGATTCGGCAAATCCTCTCGCCCTTCGCGCCGGGCTTGAAATCTGCAACCGCTCCGGCTCCATCATCAATTCCATAACCATGGAAAAGGCCCGGGTGGAGAGTGTGCTTCCCCTGGTCAAGGAATTCAATACCGGGGTGGTCTGCCTCACCATGGATGATACCGGTATGCCGGAAGACCTGGATGGCCGGGTGAGGATCATCGAGAACATCGCCGGACTGTTCAGAGAAAACGATATATCGCTCGACCGGGCCTATTTCGATCCCCTGGTGCGCCCGGCCTCGACCAATCCGGGGCAGGCGCGGTTTATCCTCGAAGCCATACGGTACACAAGGGCGAACTATCCCGAAGCGCATATCGCCCTCGGCCTCTCCAACATCTCCTTCGGCATTCCACGGCGGAACAACCTGAACAAGGTGTTCCTGGCCATGCTTGTAGCGGTCGGCTGCGACGGCGCCATTGTCGATCCCACCGAGCCGGACATAATGACCACTCTCTCTTCTGCGCGGGCGGTCATGGGTTATGACGAGTACTGCATGGAGTACCTGACCCGGATGCGCGAGGAGGGGCTTGCCTG